The nucleotide sequence GGCAATCACGATATCTATCACCAAGCCGGTATTTCGGATTGCGGCATTCCCGAGATTTCAGGAAATCGCATTAGCTACGCCATTTACGAGACAAAAGACGGAAGGTTCGTTACATTAGGAGCACTCGAAGAAAAATTCTGGCATAACTTCTGCGAATTTGCGGAAAAGCCGCATTGGCAAAAATGGAATGTGAAAACCATTGGCAGTGCCGAATACACGGAAGTTGCTAATTTTTTCAAATCAAAAGACTGGCAGGAATGGTATCGGGTATCTATGAGTGTTGATTGTTGCTTGGCACCCGTCCTGAAAGCGCATGAACGGCATGAGCACCCGCATTTTATGGCTCGCCGGCAGGCAGTGAATTTCTGTTAAACCAGATTTCGTGAACCCCAAATCGCAAAGAAAAAGGAGTCTGATGTCCAATGATGAATGCACCGCTGCTATTATCTTCTTTTGTGAAACGAGCCGAGCAATATTTCCCTGACAAGCTGATTATTTCGCGGACAGGCGAGCAGATCCACCGCATTCCGTATAAAGATTTTGCGAAACGGACACGCCAGCTGGCAAGTGCCTTGGAAAAACTCGGCATGGACCGCGGGACAAAAGTCGGCAGTTTCGCTTGGAATCATCACCGCCACCTGGAGTTGTATTTCGGTGTGCCGGGTTCGGGTGCGATTTTGCATATGATCAATATCCGCCTTTCTCCTGAACACATCATTTACGTCATCAACCACGCGGAAGACGAAATTCTGCTGGTGGACCATGATTTGTTTCCGCTGATTGAAAAAATCGCACCGCAGCTAAAAACCGTCAAGCATTTCGTCGTCATGAAAGACGGAATGGATCTTCCGGAAACGGCTCTGGAAAATGTTCATTCCTATGAAGACCTGCTCAGCGCGGAAGATGGCAGCTACGTATTTCCCGAAGATTTGGATGAGAACACACCGGCCGGCATGTGCTATACATCAGCGACAACCGGCAATCCAAAAGGCGTCGTGTATTCGCATCGCGGACTCGTACTCCACAGTTTTGCACTGGGGATGAACGACTCCATGGGATTGTCAGAGCGTGACATTGCGATGTCGATTGTTCCGATGTTCCATGCCAACGCATGGGGGCTTCCGTTTGCAGCGGTTCTGTTCGGCACGACTCAAGTACTGCCGGGGCCGGGATTTGCGCCAGGAATGCTATTGGACTTGATTGAACAAGAAGGCGTGACGCTGACTGCAGGAGTTCCGACCATCTGGCTGGGCGTTTTAAAAGAACTGGAAGCCAATCCGCGCAATTTGGAATCGCTGCGGATGATCATCTGCGGAGGGTCAGCGTCGCCGAAAGGCTTGATCCGGGCGTTCGAAGAAAAATACAAGGTGCCCTT is from Planococcus liqunii and encodes:
- a CDS encoding long-chain fatty acid--CoA ligase, whose translation is MMNAPLLLSSFVKRAEQYFPDKLIISRTGEQIHRIPYKDFAKRTRQLASALEKLGMDRGTKVGSFAWNHHRHLELYFGVPGSGAILHMINIRLSPEHIIYVINHAEDEILLVDHDLFPLIEKIAPQLKTVKHFVVMKDGMDLPETALENVHSYEDLLSAEDGSYVFPEDLDENTPAGMCYTSATTGNPKGVVYSHRGLVLHSFALGMNDSMGLSERDIAMSIVPMFHANAWGLPFAAVLFGTTQVLPGPGFAPGMLLDLIEQEGVTLTAGVPTIWLGVLKELEANPRNLESLRMIICGGSASPKGLIRAFEEKYKVPFVTGYGMTETSPLVSLAVTTSAMADLSMDERIERRSMAGLPMPGLEVRIVNEQGVAPWDGKTMGELNVKGPWIADEYYKDERTDDAFRDGWLYTGDIAVIEPDGYIKLTDRTKDLIKSGGEWISSVDLENALMTHEAVFEAAVVAIPHEKWLERPLACVVLKEGYEENEQTKAELLAYLESQFAKWWVPDDVVFLKEVPKTSVGKFLKAALRKELDHHYEEQKSFD